Proteins encoded by one window of Aphis gossypii isolate Hap1 chromosome X, ASM2018417v2, whole genome shotgun sequence:
- the LOC114132971 gene encoding dynein axonemal heavy chain 3-like, with protein sequence MKKSRLKMNKCHFENLEKCTDEISTDGVHPLLFCSHTWTKCVPISHRVHLMHPSMSIGRNYRLALEKTLRKVNQAREITMSCKILDEDRHLLNRSLQKGEFESHKRKTTNDYKCSGVVPLADLLSGKYYRDKAELREQQMIAKKTKREKAMIKPELPLNLIGSSLQACTAMSPDEQLNILKDMWQKEKNVEIVISKEDNETIAYYLNEGITSEFYNPFPEQVLENIKKNRVKPNLLKKYHFLVTILESDVRQNYDTACKKILLDYILMDPDELKRIGITNYYRSDYSSMQIRGPIPWHQTAIIQREQLRNNLYNFSDSILMLNNIWKK encoded by the exons atgaaaaaatctcgtttaaaaatgaacaaatgtCATTTTGAAAACTTGGAAAAGTGTACGGATGAGATTTCTACAGATGGTGTCCACCCTTTGCTGTTCTGTAGTCATACATGGACTAAATGTGTTCCAAtcagt cATCGAGTTCATTTGATGCATCCGTCGATGTCCATTGGACGTAATTATAGATTAGCACTTGAAAAAACATTACGGAAAGTTAACCAGGCACGAGAAATAACTATGAGCTGCAAAATATTAGATGAAGATCGTCATTTATTAAATCGTTCGCTCCAAAAAGGCGAATTCGAATCACATAAGAGAAAAACCACAAATGATTACAAATGTTCCGGCGTTGTGCCTTTGGCG gATTTGTTGTCCGGAAAGTATTACAGGGATAAAGCAGAATTGAGGGAACAACAAATGATTGCAAAGAAAACTAAAAGAGAAAAAGCTATGATAAAACCAGAGTTACctttaaa tttaattGGTTCATCGTTACAAGCTTGTACTGCAATGAGTCCTGACGAACAgctaaatatactaaaagatATGTGGCAAAAAgagaaaaatgttgaaattgtTATAAGTAAAGAAGACAACGAAACAATTGCATACTATTTAAACGAA ggTATAACAAGTGAATTTTATAATCCATTTCCAGAACAAGTGTTGGAAAACATAAAGAAAAATCGTGTTAAACCGAATCTGTTAAAAAA GTATCATTTTTTGGTAACAATTTTGGAAAGTGATGTACGACAAAATTATGATACTGCTTGCAAAAAAATACTCCTAGATTATATACTAATGGATCCAgatgaattaaaaagaattggaataacaaattattatagatcagATTATTCTTCTATGCAAATCAGAGGTCCTATTCCGTGGCATCAAACCGCTATTATTCAAAGAGAACAgctaagaaataatttatataattttagtgactcaattttaatgttgaatAACATATGGAAAAAGTAA
- the LOC114132955 gene encoding zinc finger protein OZF-like isoform X3 translates to MFFSTKYSEFSTDKGKDEIKLEVDEIDGIRYESICVAENHELPPMTPSMKNSTKSYNKKKTTKAPKIVHNTDTPLKSCSTKDSKLSTDKGKDEIKLEVDEIDGIRYESICVAENHELPPMTPSMKNSTKSYNKKKTTKAPKIVHNTNAPFKFRSTKYSEFSTDKGKDEIKLEVDEIDGIRYESICVTENHVLPPMTSSMKNSTKSHNNKNSIKAPKIVYNINRPFKCDTCNKRFIRKEHLKTHIFIHTGIRPYKCETCDKSYTRKDNFKSHQMIHSGEKPFKCGVCNKSFLHKGHIRSHIRIHTGERPYKCNVCGKSFLQKGHLKTHKQIHSGERPYKCHRCDLSYTRKDILESHKKIHLGEKPFICDICKKNFLLKSQVRAHMRTHTGEKPFKCVYCNKTFSRKDNMKAHIARLHTK, encoded by the exons ATGTTCTT ttctaCAAAATATTCTGAATTCAGTACGGACAAAGGCAAAGATGAAATTAAACTTGAGGTTGATGAAATTGATGGTATTAGATATGAAAGTATTTGTGTGGCTGAAAATCATGAACTACCACCCATGACACCATCTATGAAAAATTCAACTAAGtcatacaacaaaaaaaaaactacaaaggCTCCCAAAATAGTTCATAATACTGATACACCATTAAAATCCTG ttCTACAAAAGATTCTAAATTAAGTACAGACAAAGGCAAAGATGAAATTAAACTTGAGGTTGATGAAATTGATGGTATTAGATATGAAAGTATTTGTGTGGCTGAAAATCATGAACTACCACCCATGACACCATCTATGAAAAATTCAACTAAGtcatacaacaaaaaaaaaactacaaaggCTCCCAAAATAGTTCATAATACTAATGCACCATTTAAATTCCG ttctaCAAAATATTCTGAATTCAGTACGGACAAAGGCAAAGATGAAATTAAACTTGAGGTTGATGAAATTGATGGTATTAGATATGAAAGTATTTGTGTGACTGAAAATCATGTACTACCACCCATGACATCATCTATGAAAAATTCAACTAAATCgcacaacaacaaaaattctataaaggctcccaaaatagtttataatattaatagaccATTTAAATGTGATACTtgtaataaaagatttatacGTAAAGAGCACCTGAAAACGCacatatttattcatacagGAATAAGACCTTATAAATGCGAAACTTGTGATAAATCATATACACGGaaagacaattttaaaagtcATCAAATGATTCACTCGGGAGAGAAACCATTTAAATGTGGTGTgtgtaataaatcatttttacataaaggTCACATTAGATCTCATATTAGAATTCACACTGGGGAAAGACCATATAAATGCAATGTCTGTGGAAAATCGTTTTTACAGAAAGGCCACTTAAAAACCCACAAACAAATCCATTCAGGAGAAAGACCTTATAAATGTCATAGATGTGATCTATCATATACACGGAAAGATATTTTGGAAAGTCACAAAAAGATTCATTTGGGAGAAAAACCTTTTATATGTGATAtatgtaagaaaaattttttactaaaaagtcAAGTAAGAGCTCACATGAGGACACATACCGGtgaaaaaccatttaaatgtgtttattgtaataaaacattttcgaGGAAAGATAACATGAAAGCTCACATTGCGAGATTgcatacgaaataa
- the LOC114132955 gene encoding zinc finger protein OZF-like isoform X2, with protein MVQIIGVSSTKYSEFSTDKGKDEIKLEVDEIDGIRYESICVAENHELPPMTPSMKNSTKSYNKKKTTKAPKIVHNTDTPLKSCSTKDSKLSTDKGKDEIKLEVDEIDGIRYESICVAENHELPPMTPSMKNSTKSYNKKKTTKAPKIVHNTNAPFKFRSTKYSEFSTDKGKDEIKLEVDEIDGIRYESICVTENHVLPPMTSSMKNSTKSHNNKNSIKAPKIVYNINRPFKCDTCNKRFIRKEHLKTHIFIHTGIRPYKCETCDKSYTRKDNFKSHQMIHSGEKPFKCGVCNKSFLHKGHIRSHIRIHTGERPYKCNVCGKSFLQKGHLKTHKQIHSGERPYKCHRCDLSYTRKDILESHKKIHLGEKPFICDICKKNFLLKSQVRAHMRTHTGEKPFKCVYCNKTFSRKDNMKAHIARLHTK; from the exons ATGGTCCAGATTATTGGAGTAAG ttctaCAAAATATTCTGAATTCAGTACGGACAAAGGCAAAGATGAAATTAAACTTGAGGTTGATGAAATTGATGGTATTAGATATGAAAGTATTTGTGTGGCTGAAAATCATGAACTACCACCCATGACACCATCTATGAAAAATTCAACTAAGtcatacaacaaaaaaaaaactacaaaggCTCCCAAAATAGTTCATAATACTGATACACCATTAAAATCCTG ttCTACAAAAGATTCTAAATTAAGTACAGACAAAGGCAAAGATGAAATTAAACTTGAGGTTGATGAAATTGATGGTATTAGATATGAAAGTATTTGTGTGGCTGAAAATCATGAACTACCACCCATGACACCATCTATGAAAAATTCAACTAAGtcatacaacaaaaaaaaaactacaaaggCTCCCAAAATAGTTCATAATACTAATGCACCATTTAAATTCCG ttctaCAAAATATTCTGAATTCAGTACGGACAAAGGCAAAGATGAAATTAAACTTGAGGTTGATGAAATTGATGGTATTAGATATGAAAGTATTTGTGTGACTGAAAATCATGTACTACCACCCATGACATCATCTATGAAAAATTCAACTAAATCgcacaacaacaaaaattctataaaggctcccaaaatagtttataatattaatagaccATTTAAATGTGATACTtgtaataaaagatttatacGTAAAGAGCACCTGAAAACGCacatatttattcatacagGAATAAGACCTTATAAATGCGAAACTTGTGATAAATCATATACACGGaaagacaattttaaaagtcATCAAATGATTCACTCGGGAGAGAAACCATTTAAATGTGGTGTgtgtaataaatcatttttacataaaggTCACATTAGATCTCATATTAGAATTCACACTGGGGAAAGACCATATAAATGCAATGTCTGTGGAAAATCGTTTTTACAGAAAGGCCACTTAAAAACCCACAAACAAATCCATTCAGGAGAAAGACCTTATAAATGTCATAGATGTGATCTATCATATACACGGAAAGATATTTTGGAAAGTCACAAAAAGATTCATTTGGGAGAAAAACCTTTTATATGTGATAtatgtaagaaaaattttttactaaaaagtcAAGTAAGAGCTCACATGAGGACACATACCGGtgaaaaaccatttaaatgtgtttattgtaataaaacattttcgaGGAAAGATAACATGAAAGCTCACATTGCGAGATTgcatacgaaataa
- the LOC114132955 gene encoding zinc finger protein 675-like isoform X1, which translates to MSEIPQIKCEPQDIILNKYIKQEPIDGPIEFDHDNDHDIPPNNQCSTKYSEFSTDKGKDEIKLEVDEIDGIRYESICVAENHELPPMTPSMKNSTKSYNKKKTTKAPKIVHNTDTPLKSCSTKDSKLSTDKGKDEIKLEVDEIDGIRYESICVAENHELPPMTPSMKNSTKSYNKKKTTKAPKIVHNTNAPFKFRSTKYSEFSTDKGKDEIKLEVDEIDGIRYESICVTENHVLPPMTSSMKNSTKSHNNKNSIKAPKIVYNINRPFKCDTCNKRFIRKEHLKTHIFIHTGIRPYKCETCDKSYTRKDNFKSHQMIHSGEKPFKCGVCNKSFLHKGHIRSHIRIHTGERPYKCNVCGKSFLQKGHLKTHKQIHSGERPYKCHRCDLSYTRKDILESHKKIHLGEKPFICDICKKNFLLKSQVRAHMRTHTGEKPFKCVYCNKTFSRKDNMKAHIARLHTK; encoded by the exons atgtCTGAGATTCCACAAATCAAATGTGAGCCCCaagatataatacttaataagtatataaaacaagAACCTATTGATGGACCTATAGAATTTGATCATGATAATGATCATGACATTCCACCTAATAATCAATG ttctaCAAAATATTCTGAATTCAGTACGGACAAAGGCAAAGATGAAATTAAACTTGAGGTTGATGAAATTGATGGTATTAGATATGAAAGTATTTGTGTGGCTGAAAATCATGAACTACCACCCATGACACCATCTATGAAAAATTCAACTAAGtcatacaacaaaaaaaaaactacaaaggCTCCCAAAATAGTTCATAATACTGATACACCATTAAAATCCTG ttCTACAAAAGATTCTAAATTAAGTACAGACAAAGGCAAAGATGAAATTAAACTTGAGGTTGATGAAATTGATGGTATTAGATATGAAAGTATTTGTGTGGCTGAAAATCATGAACTACCACCCATGACACCATCTATGAAAAATTCAACTAAGtcatacaacaaaaaaaaaactacaaaggCTCCCAAAATAGTTCATAATACTAATGCACCATTTAAATTCCG ttctaCAAAATATTCTGAATTCAGTACGGACAAAGGCAAAGATGAAATTAAACTTGAGGTTGATGAAATTGATGGTATTAGATATGAAAGTATTTGTGTGACTGAAAATCATGTACTACCACCCATGACATCATCTATGAAAAATTCAACTAAATCgcacaacaacaaaaattctataaaggctcccaaaatagtttataatattaatagaccATTTAAATGTGATACTtgtaataaaagatttatacGTAAAGAGCACCTGAAAACGCacatatttattcatacagGAATAAGACCTTATAAATGCGAAACTTGTGATAAATCATATACACGGaaagacaattttaaaagtcATCAAATGATTCACTCGGGAGAGAAACCATTTAAATGTGGTGTgtgtaataaatcatttttacataaaggTCACATTAGATCTCATATTAGAATTCACACTGGGGAAAGACCATATAAATGCAATGTCTGTGGAAAATCGTTTTTACAGAAAGGCCACTTAAAAACCCACAAACAAATCCATTCAGGAGAAAGACCTTATAAATGTCATAGATGTGATCTATCATATACACGGAAAGATATTTTGGAAAGTCACAAAAAGATTCATTTGGGAGAAAAACCTTTTATATGTGATAtatgtaagaaaaattttttactaaaaagtcAAGTAAGAGCTCACATGAGGACACATACCGGtgaaaaaccatttaaatgtgtttattgtaataaaacattttcgaGGAAAGATAACATGAAAGCTCACATTGCGAGATTgcatacgaaataa
- the LOC114132955 gene encoding zinc finger protein OZF-like isoform X4: MSEIPQIKCEPQDIILNKYIKQEPIDGPIEFDHDNDHDIPPNNQCSTKYSEFSTDKGKDEIKLEVDEIDGIRYESICVAENHELPPMTPSMKNSTKSYNKKKTTKAPKIVHNTDTPLKSCSTKYSEFSTDKGKDEIKLEVDEIDGIRYESICVTENHVLPPMTSSMKNSTKSHNNKNSIKAPKIVYNINRPFKCDTCNKRFIRKEHLKTHIFIHTGIRPYKCETCDKSYTRKDNFKSHQMIHSGEKPFKCGVCNKSFLHKGHIRSHIRIHTGERPYKCNVCGKSFLQKGHLKTHKQIHSGERPYKCHRCDLSYTRKDILESHKKIHLGEKPFICDICKKNFLLKSQVRAHMRTHTGEKPFKCVYCNKTFSRKDNMKAHIARLHTK; encoded by the exons atgtCTGAGATTCCACAAATCAAATGTGAGCCCCaagatataatacttaataagtatataaaacaagAACCTATTGATGGACCTATAGAATTTGATCATGATAATGATCATGACATTCCACCTAATAATCAATG ttctaCAAAATATTCTGAATTCAGTACGGACAAAGGCAAAGATGAAATTAAACTTGAGGTTGATGAAATTGATGGTATTAGATATGAAAGTATTTGTGTGGCTGAAAATCATGAACTACCACCCATGACACCATCTATGAAAAATTCAACTAAGtcatacaacaaaaaaaaaactacaaaggCTCCCAAAATAGTTCATAATACTGATACACCATTAAAATCCTG ttctaCAAAATATTCTGAATTCAGTACGGACAAAGGCAAAGATGAAATTAAACTTGAGGTTGATGAAATTGATGGTATTAGATATGAAAGTATTTGTGTGACTGAAAATCATGTACTACCACCCATGACATCATCTATGAAAAATTCAACTAAATCgcacaacaacaaaaattctataaaggctcccaaaatagtttataatattaatagaccATTTAAATGTGATACTtgtaataaaagatttatacGTAAAGAGCACCTGAAAACGCacatatttattcatacagGAATAAGACCTTATAAATGCGAAACTTGTGATAAATCATATACACGGaaagacaattttaaaagtcATCAAATGATTCACTCGGGAGAGAAACCATTTAAATGTGGTGTgtgtaataaatcatttttacataaaggTCACATTAGATCTCATATTAGAATTCACACTGGGGAAAGACCATATAAATGCAATGTCTGTGGAAAATCGTTTTTACAGAAAGGCCACTTAAAAACCCACAAACAAATCCATTCAGGAGAAAGACCTTATAAATGTCATAGATGTGATCTATCATATACACGGAAAGATATTTTGGAAAGTCACAAAAAGATTCATTTGGGAGAAAAACCTTTTATATGTGATAtatgtaagaaaaattttttactaaaaagtcAAGTAAGAGCTCACATGAGGACACATACCGGtgaaaaaccatttaaatgtgtttattgtaataaaacattttcgaGGAAAGATAACATGAAAGCTCACATTGCGAGATTgcatacgaaataa